From one Triticum aestivum cultivar Chinese Spring chromosome 4B, IWGSC CS RefSeq v2.1, whole genome shotgun sequence genomic stretch:
- the LOC123089316 gene encoding arabinogalactan protein 1, with the protein MARFAVVAAILALLAVAAAAQGPMPAPRMAPLPAPPARSPATAPAPVATPPTAASPSPMASPPAPPTDAPTDAPSSMTPSAVSATPSGAPIGAPTGTPASSAVYSSAASFVAVAGAVAAAIVF; encoded by the coding sequence ATGGCTCGCTTCGCCGTGGTAGCCGCCATCCTCGCCCTCCTCGCAGTCGCCGCCGCAGCGCAGGGCCCCATGCCGGCGCCCAGGATGGCCCCGCTGCCGGCCCCTCCGGCAAGGTCCCCGGCCACTGCTCCTGCGCCGGTCGCCACCCCGCCCACCGCAGCGTCTCCGTCCCCGATGGCCTCTCCACCGGCCCCGCCCACCGATGCCCCGACGGACGCTCCCTCCTCGATGACGCCGTCCGCGGTCTCCGCCACACCCTCCGGCGCTCCCATCGGCGCCCCCACCGGCACCCCCGCGAGCTCCGCCGTGTACTCATCCGCCGCCAGCTTCGTCGCAGTCGCCGGagctgtcgccgccgccatcgTGTTCTAG
- the LOC123089317 gene encoding arabinogalactan protein 1 has translation MARFAVVAAILALLAVAAAAQGPMPAPRMAPLPAPPARSPATAPAPVATPPTAASPSPVASPPAPTTDAPSAMTPSAVSATPAGAPVGAPTGTPASSAVYSSAASFVAVAGAVAAAIVF, from the coding sequence ATGGCTCGCTTTGCCGTGGTCGCCGCTATCCTCGCTCTCCTCGCAGTCGCCGCCGCGGCGCAGGGCCCCATGCCGGCGCCCAGGATGGCCCCGCTTCCGGCGCCACCGGCGAGGTCCCCGGCCACCGCCCCTGCGCCTGTCGCCACGCCGCCGACCGCAGCGTCGCCGTCCCCGGTGGCATctccccctgccccgaccaccGACGCTCCTTCCGCGATGACGCCGTCAGCGGTCTCTGCCACACCCGCTGGAGCCCCCGTCGGCGCCCCCACCGGCACCCCCGCGAGCTCCGCCGTGTACTCATCCGCTGCCAGCTTCGTCGCGGTCGCCGGAGCGGTGGCCGCCGCCATCGTGTTCTAG